Proteins encoded together in one Triticum dicoccoides isolate Atlit2015 ecotype Zavitan chromosome 7B, WEW_v2.0, whole genome shotgun sequence window:
- the LOC119341341 gene encoding myricetin 3-O-rhamnoside 1,2-glucosyltransferase UGT709G2-like: protein MLHFATALVDAGVQVTFLHTEHNLRRLAQAPLPPRLRLLSIPDGLPDDHPRSFLELLESMCTTSSATYRSLLLSADAPVTCVVADGTMQFTIDIAEELGIPALAFAMHGACSYLALLYMPKLGESPFPADDPVCGVPGMEGFLRRRDLPRGLYYAEQGHKTPGCSSSPRSPLVPARHVHSYSTPPRPWSNQRSLTLRRAQAIAIGPLHARSRFAASASLWQEDDGCMAWLDGHEDRSVVYVSLGSRAVITHEQFTEFLSGLVATGYAFLWALRPDMVQMTSSTLLREAIGAVEGGKARVVEWAPQRDVLQHQAVGCFLTHAGWNSNLECAMEGVPMVCWPFFSEQQINSRFVGAVWRTGLDMKDVCDRGVVERTVREAMDHGVRRDQRGGPSYGAAVEAECRGAGVVVVVRVGAARPLHQGAQHQVLLKPRTNED from the coding sequence ATGCTCCATTTCGCCACCGCTCTCGTCGATGCCGGCGTCCAAGTCACTTTCCTCCACACCGAGCACAACCTCCGCCGCCTTGCCCAGGCACCTCTGCCGCCTCGCCTACGCTTGCTTTCTATCCCCGACGGCCTCCCTGACGACCACCCTCGCAGCTTCTTGGAGCTCTTGGAGTCCATGTGCACGACTAGCAGCGCTACGTACCGTTCTCTGCTCTTGTCTGCCGACGCCCCGGTGACATGCGTTGTTGCCGATGGCACCATGCAGTTCACCATTGACATCGCTGAGGAGCTCGGCATCCCGGCGCTCGCCTTCGCCATGCACGGCGCCTGCAGCTACCTGGCGCTCCTGTACATGCCCAAGCTCGGCGAGAGCCCCTTCCCTGCGGACGACCCGGTGTGCGGCGTTCCAGGGATGGAGGGCTTCCTCCGGCGCCGAGATCTTCCTCGGGGACTCTACTACGCTGAACAAGGCCACAAGACCCCTGGATGCTCAAGCTCGCCGAGGTCACCGCTCGTTCCAGCAAGGCATGTGCACTCATACTCAACACCGCCGCGTCCATGGAGCAACCAGCGCTCGCTCACATTGCGTCGCGCACAAGCGATCGCCATAGGCCCACTGCACGCCAGGTCGAGGTTCGCCGCAAGCGCAAGCCTGTGGCAGGAGGATGACGGGTGCATGGCGTGGCTAGATGGCCACGAGGACCGGTCCGTCGTGTACGTGAGCCTGGGGAGCCGCGCGGTGATCACACACGAGCAGTTCACCGAGTTCCTCTCCGGCCTGGTAGCTACTGGGTACGCCTTCCTCTGGGCGCTCCGGCCGGACATGGTCCAGATGACCAGCTCCACGCTCCTCCGAGAAGCCATCGGGGCAGTGGAGGGCGGCAAGGCACGCGTTGTCGAGTGGGCTCCTCAGCGGGACGTGCTGCAGCACCAGGCGGTGGGCTGCTTCCTGACACACGCCGGATGGAACTCGAATCTGGAGTGCGCCATGGAAGGCGTGCCGATGGTGTGCTGGCCCTTCTTCTCCGAGCAGCAGATCAACAGCCGCTTCGTGGGCGCCGTGTGGAGGACGGGGCTGGACATGAAGGACGTCTGCGACAGAGGCGTCGTTGAGAGGACGGTGAGGGAGGCCATGGACCATGGTGTCCGACGAGATCAGAGGGGTGGCCCAAGCTATGGCGCAGCAGTTGAGGCTGAATGTCGCGGAGCtggggtcgtcgtcgtcgtccgagtTGGAGCGGCTCGTCCGCTTCATCAGGGAGCTCAGCATCAGGTCCTGTTGAAGCCCAGAactaatgaagactag
- the LOC119336638 gene encoding GDSL esterase/lipase At5g03600-like, translating into MKLLPAVLVLVLVLILVLNPNGVEARPAPTGGHEKKSSSATFFVFGDDLADNGNLPPTGPVTQMSRQWAYPYGSNYVDADGFPRPNTPSGRFSNYKIQSDFIATMLGLEEAPPAHALTAKKTCDPSGMTFATGGAGVLHSTSHEVPALAKQVDTFRKMVKDGTITEKQLSHSVALMAFSANDYAGTGVSGLSSPNDINAYIGKVTKEIAANVDQLLKLGVTKVLVNNLHPIGCTPSHTRINNYTTCDIFENLGASIHNDNLKQVMTSKKNVYIVDVYTAFTNIVDHGAGKGSELSKQFKRKLSPCCESLDSGGYCGQQGESSTELLYTVCDNSNRFFYWDDMHPTHAGWEAVMKQLEKPLREFVNQA; encoded by the exons ATGAAGCTTCTTCCggccgtcctcgtcctcgtcctcgtcctcatcctcgttCTGAATCCCAATGGCGTGGAGGCCCGGCCTGCGCCTACCGGCGGTCATGAGAAGAAGTCGTCCAGCGCCACCTTCTTTGTCTTCGGGGATGACCTCGCCGACAACGGGAACCTCCCTCCGACCGGCCCCGTCACCCAGATGTCGCGGCAATGGGCCTACCCCTACGGCTCCAACTACGTCGATGCCGACGGGTTTCCGCGGCCGAATACTCCGTCCGGCCGCTTCTCAAACTATAAAATCCAGTCGGATTTCATCG CAACCATGTTGGGGTTGGAGGAAGCCCCTCCGGcgcatgccctcacggccaagaaaACATGCGACccgtctggcatgacctttgctaccgGTGGTGCAGGTGTGTTGCACAGTACATCGCACGAGGTCCCTGCCCTCGCCAAACAGGTCGACACCTTCAGGAAGATGGTCAAGGACGGGACCATCACGGAGAAACAACTGAGTCACTCCGTAGCGCTCATGGCTTTCTCTGCCAACGACTATGCAGGCACCGGCGTCAGTGGCCTAAGTAGCCCCAACGAT ATTAATGCTTATATTGGGAAGGTGACAAAAGAGATTGCGGCTAATGTGGATCAATTGTTGAAGCTCGGGGTGACAAAGGTTCTTGTCAATAACTTGCACCCTATCGGTTGCACGCCATCACACACCCGAATCAACAACTACACCACGTGTGATATTTTTGAAAACTTGGGTGCATCAATCCACAACGATAATCTGAAACAAGTTATGACATCAAAGAAGAATGTCTACATCGTGGACGTGTACACCGCCTTTACCAATATTGTGGATCATGGGGCAG GTAAAGGCTCAGAGCTGTCTAAACAATTCAAGCGCAAACTATCGCCGTGTTGCGAGAGTTTGGATTCGGGTGGTTACTGTGGACAGCAAGGCGAGTCATCCACAGAGCTTTTGTACACTGTGTGCGACAATTCAAATAGATTTTTCTATTGGGATGACATGCACCCGACCCATGCAGGATGGGAGGCTGTTATGAAACAGTTAGAAAAACCCTTGAGGGAGTTTGTAAATCAAGCCTAG
- the LOC119341889 gene encoding T-complex protein 1 subunit delta-like, whose protein sequence is MAAPAVAAAPSARKGETYTDTKRRDDVRGANIAAARAVADAVRTSLGPRGMDKMISSGDQEVIITNDGATILSRMSLLQPAARMLAELSRSQDAAAGDGTTTVVVIAGALLRRAQSLLAAGAHPTAAADSLHRLAARAVQVLEGMAIPIELTDRDSLVKSASTALNSKVVSQYSGLLAPLAVDAALSVVDPAHPELLDLRDIRIIKKLGGTVDDTELVRGLIFDKKASHAAGGPSRIENAKIAVIQFQISPPKTDIEQSVIVSDYAQMDRILREERNYILGMVKKIKASGCNVLLIQKSILRDAVTELSLHYLAKAKILVVKDVERDEIEFITKTLNCLPIANIEHFREDKLGYADVVEEVSAGDGKIVKITGIRDMGRTATVLVRGSNQLVIDEADRSIHDALCVIRCLVNKRFLIAGGGAPEIEMSMQLAAWSKELHGMESYCIKEFADALEVIPYTLAENAGLNPIAIVTELRNRHAKGEKNTGINVRKGQITNILEENVVQPLLVSTSAISLACECVRMILKIDDIVTVR, encoded by the exons atggccgctcccgccgtcgccgccgcgccgtcggccCGCAAGGGCGAGACCTACACCGACACCAAGCGCCGCGACGACGTCCGCGGCGCCAACATCGCGGCCGCGCGCGCGGTCGCCGACGCGGTCCGCACCTCCCTCGGGCCCCGGGGCATGGACAAGATGATCTCCTCCGGCGACCAGGAGGTCATCATCACCAACGACGGCGCCACCATCCTCTCGCGCATGTCCCTCCTCCAGCCCGCCGCGCGCATGCTCGCCGAGCTCTCCCGCTCCCAGGACGCGGCGGCCGGCGACGGCACCACCACCGTCGTCGTCATCGCCGGGGCCCTGCTCCGCCGCGCGCAGTCGCTCCTCGCGGCCGGCGcccaccccaccgccgccgccgactccctcCACCGCCTCGCGGCCCGCGCCGTCCAGGTCCTCGAGGGCATGGCCATCCCCATCGAGCTCACCGACCGGGACTCCCTTGTCAAATCTGCCTCCACCGCGCTCAACTCCAAGGTCGTCTCCCAGTACTCCGGCCTCCTCGCCCCGCTCGCTGTTGACGCCGCCCTCTCCGTGGTCGATCCCGCCCACCCGGAGCTTCTTGATCTCCGTGACATCCGCATCATAAAGAAGCTCGGCGGCACCGTCGATGACACCGAGCTTGTCCGCGGCCTTATCTTTGACAAGAAGGCCAGCCATGCTGCCGGAGGGCCATCTAGGATCGAGAATGCCAAGATCGCTGTCATCCAGTTTCAGATCTCACCGCCCAAGACTGACATTGAGCAGAGCGTCATCGTGTCAGACTATGCGCAGATGGACCGCATCCTCCGTGAGGAGCGCAATTACATCCTAGGGATGGTTAAGAAGATCAAGGCGTCTGGATGCAATGTCCTCCTCATCCAGAAGAGCATCTTGCGTGATGCGGTGACCGAGTTGTCGCTGCACTATCTCGCAAAGGCCAAGATTCTGGTGGTCAAGGATGTAGAGAGGGACGAGATTGAGTTTATCACCAAGACTCTCAACTGCCTGCCAATTGCCAACATTGAGCATTTCCGTGAGGATAAACTTGGGTATGCTGATGTTGTCGAGGAGGTGTCTGCCGGAGATGGCAAGATTGTCAAGATCACTGGCATCAGGGACATGGGGAGGACTGCAACTGTGCTTGTCCGTGGGTCCAACCAGTTGGTTATTGATGAAGCTGATCGCAGTATCCACGATGCCCTATGTGTCATCAG GTGCTTGGTGAACAAGAGGTTTTTAATTGCTGGTGGCGGTGCTCCTGAAATAGAAATGTCAATGCAACTGGCTGCCTGGTCAAAGGAGCTCCACGGGATGGAGAGTTACTGCATCAAGGAGTTTGCTGATGCACTTGAGGTCATCCCTTACACACTGGCTGAGAATGCAGGGCTCAACCCAATCGCCATTGTCACCGAGCTAAGGAACCGTCATGCCAAGGGTGAGAAGAACACGGGCATCAACGTGAGGAAAGGCCAGATCACAAACATCCTGGAGGAGAATGTGGTGCAGCCGTTGCTTGTGAGCACGAGCGCCATCTCGCTGGCTTGCGAGTGCGTTAGAATGATCTTGAAGATTGATGATATAGTCACTGTAAGGTAA